In Zingiber officinale cultivar Zhangliang chromosome 8B, Zo_v1.1, whole genome shotgun sequence, a single genomic region encodes these proteins:
- the LOC122014469 gene encoding probable beta-1,4-xylosyltransferase IRX10: MEKGIWGFTILIVCSLASRTEGLGMDQNRQILGFRGNAGDALDDDPVGRLKVFVYELPSKYNVDLVKRDPRCLTHMFAAEIFMHRFLLSSPVRTLDSEEADWFYVPVYPTCDLTKDGLPLPFRSPRMMRSAIQLIASEWPHWNKTEGADHFFVVPHDFGACFHYQEETAVERGILPLLRRATLVQTFGQKNHVCLKEGSIVIPPYASPQRMHAHLLPPDIPRSIFIYFRGLLHDGMNDPEGCYYARGARASLWLNFKNNPIFDISTEHPSTYYEDMQRSIFCLCPLGWAPWSPRLVEAVVFGCIPVVIADDIVLPFADTIPWTDIAVFVAEKDIVRLDTILTSMPTEIILRKQRLLANPLIKLAVSFPQPSRPGDAFHQILNGLARKLPHGSSVYLQPGQKVLNWTAGSVEDTYPWEK; encoded by the exons ATGGAGAAGGGGATCTGGGGCTTTACCATTCTCATTGTCTGCAGCTTGGCATCCCGAACTGAGGGCTTGGGTATGGATCAGAATCGGCAAATACTTGGCTTTCGAG GAAATGCTGGTGACGCATTAGACGATGATCCTGTTGGGAGGTTGAAGGTGTTCGTCTACGAATTGCCCAGCAAGTACAATGTCGACTTGGTAAAGAGAGATCCAAGATGCCTGACTCACATGTTCGCTGCAGAGATTTTCATGCACCGGTTCCTGTTATCGAGTCCTGTTCGAACACTCGATTCCGAGGAAGCTGACTGGTTCTATGTCCCAGTTTACCCAACCTGTGACTTGACCAAAGATGGCCTTCCTCTGCCCTTCAGATCTCCGAGAATGATGAGGAGCGCAATACAACTGATTGCCTCGGAATGGCCTCATTGGAACAAAACTGAAGGAGCAGATCACTTCTTCGTCGTCCCCCATGATTTCGGGGCATGTTTCCATTACCAG GAAGAGACTGCGGTGGAACGCGGAATCCTCCCCCTTCTTCGACGTGCTACGTTGGTGCAGACTTTCGGGCAGAAGAACCATGTCTGCCTGAAGGAGGGATCAATTGTCATTCCTCCATACGCCTCGCCCCAGAGGATGCACGCACACTTGCTTCCTCCAGACATCCCTCGCTCCATCTTCATTTACTTCCGCGGATTGCTTCACGACGGTATGAATGATCCCGAGGGGTGCTACTATGCGAG GGGCGCTCGGGCCTCGTTATGGTTGAACTTCAAGAACAATCCCATCTTCGACATCTCGACCGAACATCCATCGACTTACTACGAAGACATGCAACGCTCGATTTTTTGCTTGTGCCCGTTAGGTTGGGCGCCTTGGAGTCCCCGATTGGTGGAAGCCGTGGTGTTCGGTTGCATTCCCGTGGTCATAGCCGATGACATCGTGCTGCCTTTCGCGGACACAATTCCGTGGACGGACATTGCAGTATTTGTAGCTGAGAAGGACATCGTGAGGTTGGATACGATACTGACTTCGATGCCGACAGAGATTATATTGAGGAAACAGAGACTGCTCGCGAATCCTTTGATTAAGCTGGCCGTGTCTTTCCCACAGCCTTCGAGACCGGGGGATGCCTTCCATCAGATACTGAATGGCCTTGCTCGTAAGCTTCCACATGGAAGCAGCGTTTACTTACAGCCAGGGCAGAAGGTTTTGAACTGGACTGCGGGCTCTGTGGAGGACACTTATCCATGGGAGAAATAG